From Aspergillus chevalieri M1 DNA, chromosome 4, nearly complete sequence, a single genomic window includes:
- the RPB11 gene encoding DNA-directed RNA polymerase II core subunit RPB11 (BUSCO:EOG0926591L;~COG:K;~EggNog:ENOG410PQZG;~InterPro:IPR036603,IPR037685,IPR009025,IPR008193;~PFAM:PF01193,PF13656;~go_component: GO:0005665 - RNA polymerase II, core complex [Evidence IEA];~go_function: GO:0001055 - RNA polymerase II activity [Evidence IEA];~go_function: GO:0003677 - DNA binding [Evidence IEA];~go_function: GO:0003899 - DNA-directed 5'-3' RNA polymerase activity [Evidence IEA];~go_function: GO:0046983 - protein dimerization activity [Evidence IEA];~go_process: GO:0006351 - transcription, DNA-templated [Evidence IEA];~go_process: GO:0006366 - transcription by RNA polymerase II [Evidence IEA]), with amino-acid sequence MNAPDRYESFVLAPGENKVDFEIDTRIPSSAIFTFNKEDHTLGNLLRSRLLQSSHVLFAGYKVPHPLLPKFELRVQTDGEITPKDAVIAACHDLVKDLGILSREFTKEYELRKMVGSTQQQQNGIDGQ; translated from the exons ATGAATGCACCTGACAG ATATGAGTCCTTCGTCCTTGCCCCTGGCGAGAACAAGGTTGATTTCGAAATTGATACTC GCATCCCCTCTTCTGCAATTTTCACCTTCAATAAGGAAGACCACACCCTGGGCAACTTGCTCCGCTCTCGTCTCTTGCAGAGCTCTCACGTCCTCTTTGCCGGTTACAAG GTCCCTCACCCCCTGCTTCCCAAGTTTGAACTGCGTGTCCAGACCGACGGTGAGATCACTCCCAAGGACGCCGTGATCGCAGCCTGTCACGACTTGGTTAAGGACTTGGGTATTCTCTCCCGTGAGTTCACCAAGGAGTATGAGCTGCGAAAGATGGTTGGATCtacccagcagcagcagaacgGCATCGATGGACAGTAG
- a CDS encoding nitronate monooxygenase (COG:C;~EggNog:ENOG410PN2Y;~InterPro:IPR004136,IPR013785;~PFAM:PF03060;~go_function: GO:0003824 - catalytic activity [Evidence IEA];~go_function: GO:0018580 - nitronate monooxygenase activity [Evidence IEA];~go_process: GO:0055114 - oxidation-reduction process [Evidence IEA]): MTASNSVFQSTYPWTKAPLIASAPMLNIALPPLAISVSEAGGLGFLAGGFDVSNLERNLEEITRLVRESKNTEIRNFHAETGILPTGVGFINWGADLETAVAAIEKYKPCAVWFFAPRSQPDDLRAWAERVRAATDGRTKIWVQIGTVIEAVDVAEALRPDVLVVQGSDAGGHGLARSASVITLVPEVRDALHVNHATKDALPVILAAGGIVDGRGMAASLSLGSSGVVMGTRFLASSEATVARGYQAEVLRASDGGRNTIRSTVYDRVRGIGGWPERYDGRGMINESYVDSVERGMDDEENRRLYQEEAKKGDDGWGPMGRMTTYAGTGVGLIKEALPVATILERVRCEATGIIRNLAGI, encoded by the coding sequence ATGACTGCCTCTAACTCGGTCTTTCAATCGACCTACCCATGGACTAAGGCTCCTCTAATAGCCTCGGCTCCGATGCTCAACATCGCCTTGCCCCCGCTAGCGATATCCGTCTCAGAAGCAGGAGGTCTAGGTTTTCTCGCGGGCGGATTCGACGTTTCGAACTTGGAGCGTAACCTTGAAGAAATCACCCGGCTCGTGAGAGAATCCAAAAACACCGAGATCCGCAATTTCCACGCCGAGACGGGTATCCTTCCCACGGGCGTGGGGTTTATCAACTGGGGCGCTGATTTGGAGACCGCAGTCGCTGCTATTGAAAAGTACAAGCCATGCGCAGTGTGGTTCTTCGCTCCTAGGTCGCAACCAGATGACTTGCGGGCATGGGCTGAACGCGTACGGGCTGCGACGGACGGACGGACGAAGATCTGGGTACAGATCGGGACGGTGATAGAAGCGGTTGACGTCGCTGAGGCTCTGCGACCAGATGTTTTGGTTGTTCAAGGGTCGGATGCAGGGGGTCATGGGCTGGCTCGTTCAGCGTCCGTCATCACGCTGGTGCCCGAGGTGCGGGATGCGCTGCACGTAAACCACGCGACAAAGGATGCTCTACCCGTCATCTTAGCAGCAGGGGGCATCGTCGACGGTCGAGGGATGGCTGCGTCTCTGTCCTTAGGTTCATCGGGGGTCGTTATGGGAACGCGCTTTCTGGCGTCGTCAGAAGCAACTGTTGCTCGTGGGTATCAAGCCGAGGTTCTGCGTGCGTCTGACGGAGGTCGTAACACAATCCGGTCAACAGTGTATGATCGGGTGAGAGGAATTGGCGGTTGGCCGGAGCGATATGATGGGCGCGGCATGATCAACGAGAGCTATGTCGATTCCGTTGAAAGAGGGATGGACGATGAAGAGAACAGACGACTGTATCAAGAAGAGGCGAAGAAGGGTGATGATGGATGGGGACCGATGGGGAGAATGACCACATATGCTGGGACTGGAGTTGGACTGATCAAGGAGGCTCTTCCTGTTGCTACCATCCTGGAGCGTGTCCGATGCGAAGCCACTGGTATCATTAGAAACTTGGCTGGCATTTGA
- a CDS encoding uncharacterized protein (COG:S;~EggNog:ENOG410PGAT): MPIKIPKGFARRKSSGNVLEEPENPPQSSFRVIERPSMDARSLSEGNLLAPKSAMTARRSSQPLEAPDNNLFTNSSRSFNKNRDSGGTDTSAVTAGTYESSSSLRFSSSSTSRPSNEAPAPENIQSSQSRGFHDIPPLTGALRAAGRTLSFGGRFYKNSTPQQQPPQPDSSKTRTMIATTPPKILETDLKLNLGKESDFQSMLKDFGSPKEASFGDKLADPEPQSSSSVSQTAGKASRPPPINTDRSKEVEPSPYSWDSRHSEEGLLSTFDSGRRDSLAAQVSAMSISGGRKSDPPTTTPPPATTSHRALDRPRAGADKGLRRSVIYSQKRDSAPVEDEDARLIMQALYSGKSNTHETENEPLFGHANNTAADIHGPTPLRVRRSPALSEYNDPSIAHHARLAAQYENRIPKSTSPANKVMTPSQFEHYKQQQELRRANSDASKSEYSSESEFDEDDEAEKNREAERQRRKQEAHLSVYRQQMMKVTGQQQSSTPSLRPEPDYSSNSDPNLTVRSSIPGNPSASGKSSDGGDDDDEEIPLGILVAHGFPSKNRPPTRLSTPRSIPNLRSSFQLPRSSASSAHGDQGTANRASLPAFAKNLPRDPYYGASIVNPTNRESLALGGGMSAQANLSSSALPPGGLVGVIATEERARANRRGSPNTQAMYEHAALGGSTPHLAGGIPRPYSMMGINLPSASSPQPPVSAAEQAQIQLSQQMSQMMQLQMQWMQQMMQMQGGQSSLQPPPQMPMAGPLPSINVNSNGRPMSMPAAEPLNPATTGSQGGQRALSMLNPQSSRVNTGPPMSYATGGLRPGTPAGQGYASSIAPSEHSNIGARPRYRPMSAVQPEQGPSLVPPMSKPWNDENQRSSISLVKSSAPSVTARPVSSAGFSISASKRRQAAAADDDDDDDEGWAEMMKKRENKKNNWKTKRETSNLGDLLNVVH; this comes from the exons ATGCCCATCAAGATTCCCAAAGGGTTTGCCCGGCGCAAGTCGTCCGGTAACGTTCTGGAAGAACCCGAAAATCCTCCCCAGTCTTCCTTTCGCGTCATCGAGCGCCCTTCCATGGATGCAAGATCTCTCAGTGAGGGCAATCTACTGGCTCCAAAGAGTGCGATGACGGCACGCCGATCTTCACAGCCGCTAGAGGCCCCAGATAACAACCTCTTTACCAACTCCTCGAGATCCTTCAACAAGAACCG TGATAGTGGAGGGACCGATACCTCGGCTGTCACCGCCGGAACGTACGAGAGCTCTTCATCGCTACGCTTCAGTTCCTCGTCCACCAGCCGTCCTTCGAATGAAGCGCCAGCCCCTGAAAACATCCAATCATCTCAGTCCCGAGGCTTCCACGACATTCCTCCGCTGACTGGTGCGCTGCGGGCCGCCGGCCGGACCCTCTCGTTTGGTGGACGATTTTACAAAAACTCCACaccacagcagcagcctccaCAACCAGACTCATCTAAAACCAGGACGATGATAGCTACCACGCCTCCAAAAATACTAGAGACGGATTTGAAATTGAATCTAGGCAAGGAAAGTGATTTTCAGAGTATGCTGAAAGATTTCGGGAGCCCGAAAGAGGCTTCTTTTGGTGATAAACTGGCAGATCCG gaaccacagtcTTCCTCGTCGGTGTCTCAAACAGCTGGAAAAGCGTCGCGGCCACCCCCGATCAACACAGACAGGTCAAAGGAAGTCGAACCTTCCCCGTACTCGTGGGACAGTCGTCACTCGGAAGAAGGCTTACTGAGCACATTTGATTCTGGTCGAAGAGATTCGTTAGCAGCCCAAGTCAGTGCCATGTCTATCAGCGGAGGACGCAAATCAGACCCTCCAACTACTACTCCACCGCCGGCCACTACCTCGCACCGTGCTCTCGACCGACCCAGGGCCGGAGCTGATAAAGGTCTGAGAAGGAGCGTGATATATTCCCAAAAACGGGATTCAGCTCCAgtggaagatgaggatgccCGATTGATTATGCAAGCGCTGTATTCCGGTAAAAGCAACACCCACGAAACGGAAAACGAACCTCTCTTCGGGCATGCCAACAACACGGCTGCGGATATACATGGCCCGACTCCATTGCGCGTTCGCAGATCACCCGCACTTTCGGAGTACAACGATCCTTCAATTGCGCATCATGCACGACTTGCTGCCCAATATGAAAACCGTATACCGAAATCCACTTCACCGGCCAACAAAGTCATGACCCCATCGCAGTTCGAGCATTACAAGCAACAACAAGAATTGCGAAGGGCCAACAGTGACGCTTCAAAGAGCGAGTACTCTTCGGAAAGCGAATTtgacgaagacgatgaagCGGAGAAGAACCGGGAGGCAGAAAGGCAGAGACGGAAGCAGGAGGCCCATTTGTCGGTTTATCGCCAACAGATGATGAAAGTCACCGGCCAGCAACAGTCATCAACGCCATCGCTTCGTCCAGAACCGGACTACTCTAGCAATAGTGACCCGAACTTGACGGTCCGATCATCTATTCCAGGGAATCCATCCGCAAGTGGGAAAAGTAGCgacggtggtgatgatgatgatgaagagatCCCATTGGGCATCTTGGTGGCCCATGGATTCCCAAGCAAGAATCGCCCCCCCACACGCCTCAGCACCCCCCGATCGATTCCCAATCTCCGATCCTCATTCCAGCTTCCTAGGTCATCTGCGAGTTCAGCTCACGGTGATCAAGGCACTGCCAATCGTGCCAGCTTGCCTGCCTTTGCTAAGAATCTGCCACGAGATCCGTACTACGGAGCTAGCATTGTCAATCCTACTAACCGGGAATCTCTAGCCCTGGGTGGAGGTATGTCCGCACAGGCGAATCTTTCGTCATCCGCACTGCCCCCAGGGGGGTTGGTCGGAGTTATTGCTACGGAAGAACGGGCTCGGGCCAACCGACGTGGTAGTCCCAATACTCAGGCGATGTACGAACATGCAGCATTGGGAGGGAGCACTCCTCATTTGGCCGGTGGTATCCCTCGGCCCTACTCGATGATGGGCATAAATCTGCCAAGTGCATCTTCACCCCAGCCGCCAGTCTCTGCGGCAGAGCAGGCGCAGATCCAGTTATCGCAGCAGATGTCTCAAATGATGCAGCTGCAAATGCAGTGGATGCAGCAGATGATGCAGATGCAGGGCGGGCAGAGCTCGCTACAACCGCCACCGCAAATGCCAATGGCCGGTCCTTTACCATCTATCAATGTCAATTCGAACGGCAGACCCATGTCGATGCCAGCAGCCGAGCCTTTGAATCCTGCCACCACTGGCTCGCAGGGCGGCCAGAGGGCTCTCAGCATGTTAAATCCGCAGTCGTCTCGGGTGAACACTGGCCCCCCAATGTCGTACGCCACGGGCGGGCTTCGTCCTGGTACTCCAGCTGGGCAAGGTTATGCATCGTCGATTGCGCCATCTGAACATAGCAACATCGGTGCAAGGCCTCGGTATCGGCCAATGTCGGCTGTGCAACCAGAGCAGGGACCTTCATTGGTGCCACCAATGTCGAAGCCATGGAACGATGAGAACCAGAGGTCGAGCATTTCGCTCGTCAAATCCTCTGCACCATCAGTCACTGCTCGCCCTGTCTCGAGTGCTGGTTTCTCTATCAGTGCTAGCAAACGTCGAcaagctgctgctgcggatgatgacgatgatgacgatgagggcTGGGCCGAAATGATGAAGAAACGagaaaacaagaagaatAACTGGAAGACGAAACGGGAGACTTCGAACCTGGGAGATCTGTTGAATGTCGTACATTGA
- the rad7 gene encoding DNA repair protein Rad7, protein (BUSCO:EOG092621X3;~COG:L;~EggNog:ENOG410PM3S;~InterPro:IPR032675), which produces MANHFYRRRNRIRGPQSALTDFLASNNISAHQIHQDYQRRVREAEQREAAEQETPEQEDSQHESDDDYQEAHAGESPEQKKKRKRKEATTLAKIKQSKEFARRKSQRLMDVAGDDRDEEHDDMLAKEMIDEKPRPMPGQLENCEKCGKRFTVTPYSKTGPNGGLLCAKCSKEVADDARKTTPRKRGPRSGRRQVQSNLLDGIIQYGAMSLAEMCTKKVAENIDDVEEFGDLPSPLLHRLSQILSKRRVLTPKTLNLFLRPELHSIDIYDCAKLETDDFQKIFAYMPSLTQVNLRYAGQLKDRILEYMMDRNSQIKDLQFDAVNLVTDACWRRVFQKYGSQLESVKLSNLDYSFNDETVEDMCKHCTGLRRLKLTQCWKTGDRSLRAIAGLKSLEHLSLNFVEETGKEELGGIILNVGSNLQTLSLDGFHHADDHVLGLIHSKCHSLVKFRLSDNAVCTDQAYAQLFTGWQNPPLEYVDLSSTRDVDNSNPDGPEEPIGLASQGFVALMDHSGSKIQKLNIASCRHVSREAFEEVFSEGKKYPHLTELDVSFHMVMDDFLIGSIFRCCPAIKKLVAFACFNVRDVQVPAGVALIGGLRAQDPIVVEGGFQK; this is translated from the exons ATGGCTAACCacttctacaggcgcaggaATCGAATCCGTGGGCC ACAATCTGCATTGACGGATTTCCTGGCT TCCAACAACATTTCCGCTCACCAGATTCATCAAGACTACCAAAGACGTGTACGAGAAGCAGAACAACGAGAGGCCGCCGAACAAGAGACCCCTGAACAAGAGGACTCACAACATGAATCCGACGATGACTATCAAGAGGCACACGCAGGCGAATCGCCCgaacaaaagaagaagcgTAAGCGAAAGGAGGCGACTACACTGGCAAAGATCAAGCAGAGCAAAGAATTTGCCCGGCGTAAATCTCAGCGCTTGATGGACGTGGCCGGTGACGATCGTGACGAGGAGCATGATGATATGCTTGCAAAAGAGATGATTGATGAGAAGCCTCGGCCGATGCCTGGGCAACTTGAGAACTGTGAAAAATGCGGGAAACGATTCACGGTCACCCCGTACAGCAAGACAGGCCCAAATGGAGGATTACTTTGTGCGAAGTGTTCGAAAGAGGTTGCAGATGATGCGAGAAAAACCACCCCAAGGAAACGCGGACCCAGGAGTGGCCGTCGGCAAGTTCAAAGCAACTTGCTTGATGGAATTATCCAATACGGTGCAATGAGTTTAGCGGAAATGTGCACTAAG AAAGTTGCCGAGAATATCGACGACGTGGAAGAGTTTGGAGATTTGCCCTCGCCATTGCTCCATCGTCTCAGTCAAATTTTGTCCAAGAGACGTGTTCTCACCCCAAAAACTCTGAACCTCTTCTTACGGCCTGAGCTGCATTCCATTGACATTTATGATTGCGCCA AACTCGAAACGGATGACTTTCAAAAGATATTCGCATATATGCCATCTTTGACACAAGTTAATCTCCGATATGCGGGACAGCTGAAAGACCGAATTTTAGAATATATGATGGACAGGAATTCGCAGATCAAGGATCTGCAGTTTGATGCAGTTAATCTTGTCACCGATGCATGCTGGCGGCGAGTGTTCCAGAAGTATGGATCGCAACTGGAGAGCGTGAAGCTATCCAATCTCGATTATTCCTTTAACGACGAGACTGTCGAAGACATGTGCAAACACTGCACTGGATTGCGACGTTTGAAACTCACGCAATGTTGGAAAACTGGAGACAGATCGCTTAGAGCGATTGCAGGACTAAAGTCTTTGGAGCATCTGTCGCTCAACTTTGTCGAAGAAACCGGTAAAGAGGAATTGGGAGGCATTATTCTCAACGTCGGGTCGAACCTGCAGACCTTGTCTTTGGACGGGTTCCATCACGCGGATGACCATGTGCTCGGGCTTATCCATTCCAAGTGCCATTCACTCGTTAAATTTCGTCTCTCCGACAACGCCGTGTGTACCGACCAGGCCTATGCGCAACTGTTCACTGGTTGGCAGAACCCTCCTCTGGAGTATGTGGATCTATCGTCGACACGCGACGTGGATAACTCCAACCCAGACGGACCAGAGGAACCGATTGGCCTGGCATCTCAGGGGTTTGTCGCTTTGATGGACCATTCGGGGTCCAAGATCCAGAAGTTGAACATTGCATCATGTCGTCACGTGTCGCGCGAGGCATTCGAGGAGGTATTTTCCGAGGGTAAGAAATATCCACACTTGACAGAGCTGGACGTCTCATTCCACATGGTCATGGACGACTTCCTGATCGGCAGTATCTTCCGATGCTGTCCGGCAATTAAGAAGTTGGTCGCTTTTGCTTGCTTCAACGTTCGCGACGTCCAGGTTCCTGCAGGGGTTGCCTTGATTGGAGGTTTGAGAGCGCAGGACCCCATCGTGGTGGAAGGCGGGTTTCAGAAATAA
- the RAD16 gene encoding DNA repair protein RAD16 (BUSCO:EOG09260NNR;~COG:L;~EggNog:ENOG410PHZD;~InterPro:IPR001841,IPR027417,IPR017907,IPR000330, IPR038718,IPR018957,IPR001650,IPR014001,IPR013083;~PFAM:PF00176,PF00097,PF00271,PF04851;~go_function: GO:0005524 - ATP binding [Evidence IEA];~go_function: GO:0046872 - metal ion binding [Evidence IEA]), translated as MGRRAAVVVRTDPALLNDTSSNNSAPARRTSARLALSRANADANNAQATGRNRSRQSLQVAVPVKNLSASHTSSSRSSVENGSRSTPATSVAITPVESDGNRPNKRVSASARVAELRSSTMSLGTQRGRKRAPLNFTKEDIDEALARALQAEEYRAINPKRQKISPGEDMSDEDDITEYGASGFESLDSEYEKVRSRDKNGKTTYSGPRIVLGPDSEDDMLDSDDESMFMEEEATPPPPARKLNARNPRSRKGTRVSTIGKPFWMSNRAWRERKKLEGQHPSIKTMWDELKKTPPITPVPAKQPPGISRTLKSFQLEGLNWMMQQEKSEYKGGLLGDEMGMGKTIQAVSLLMSDYPVGKPSLVVVPPVALMQWQSEIQEYTSGQLKVLVYHNSNSKIKSLKKKDLMKYDVIMISYSGLESIHRKELKGWARADGIVKEDSVIHSIEYHRLILDEAHSIKQRTTSVARACFALKAAYKWCLSGTPVQNRIGEFFSLLRFLEVQPFACYFCKACDCRSLHWSQDRDKKCTSCTHRGFDHVSVFNQEILNPITERNSNDARKEALDKLRLITDRIMLRRVKRDHTAAMELPPKRVILHNEFFGEIERDFSQSIMTNSTRRFDTYVSQGVMLNNYANIFGLIMQMRQVANHPDLILKKHAQTGQNVLVCCICDEPAEEAIRSRCRHDFCRRCAKDYIKSFDSDTIVDCPRCHIPLSIDFEQPDIEQEEEHVKKNSIVNRIRMEDWTSSTKIEILVYELYKLRSKKQTQKSIVFSQFTSMLQLVEWRLRRAGFNTVMLDGSMTPAQRQSSIDYFMKNVDVEVFLVSLKAGGVALNLTEASRVFIVDPWWNPAAEWQSADRCHRIGQRRPCVITRLCIEDSVESRIVLLQEKKANLINGTINKDQGDALEKLTPEDMQFLFRGS; from the exons ATGGGACGCAGGGCCGCTGTGGTAGTGAGGACTG ATCCAGCTCTGTTGAACGATACGTCCTCGAATAATTCCGCTCCTGCTAGACGCACGTCCGCGAGACTGGCCTTGTCTCGAGCCAATGCCGACGCAAATAATGCCCAGGCTACTGGCCGAAACCGCAGTCGGCAGTCGCTCCAGGTTGCTGTCCCGGTGAAGAATCTATCGGCCTCTCATACCTCTTCGTCACGTTCGTCAGTCGAGAATGGTTCACGCAGTACTCCGGCAACCAGTGTCGCTATCACGCCCGTTGAATCTGATGGGAATAGGCCGAATAAGAGAGTCAGTGCTTCCGCTCGTGTCGCGGAGCTGCGTTCTAGCACAATGTCTCTTGGTACTCAAAGAGGGCGAAAGAGAGCTCCGTTGAACTTCACCAAAGAAGACATCGATGAAGCTCTGGCTCGTGCCTTGCAAGCTGAGGAATACAGGGCGATCAACCCGAAACGACAGAAGATTTCTCCTGGTGAAGATATgagtgacgaggatgatATTACAGAGTATGGGGCTTCGGGGTTTGAGAGCCTTGATTCGGAGTACGAAAAAGTGCGGTCGCGTGATAAGAATGGCAAGACGACTTATAGCGGCCCGCGAATTGTTCTCGGGCCTGATTCTGAGGATGACATGCTTGATAGCGACGATGAATCGATGTTCATGGAGGAAGAGGCAACGCCGCCTCCGCCTGCGAGGAAACTTAACGCAAGAAACCCACGGTCTCGCAAAGGGACACGGGTTTCAACGATCGGCAAGCCATTCTGGATGAGTAACCGT GCATGGAGGGAACGGAAGAAGCTCGAAGGCCAGCACCCGTCTATTAAGACAATGTGGGATGAATTGAAGAAGACACCTCCGATCACACCAGTGCCTGCCAAACAGCCTCCTGGTATATCTAGAACATTGAAGTCGTTCCAGCTTGAGGGTTTGAACTGGATGATGCAGCAAGAAAAGTCTGAATATAAGGGAGGTCTGTTGGGTGATGAGATGGGCATGGGGAAGACAATACAGGCAGTCTCCCTGCTGATGTCGGACTACCCAGTTGGAAAGCCGTCTCTTGTTGTCGTTCCTCCTGTGGCTCTTATGCAGTGGCAGTCCGAGATTCAG GAATACACCAGCGGCCAACTAAAGGTTCTTGTCTACCACAACTCGAACTCCAAGATAAAGTCTTTGAAAAAGAAGGACCTCATGAAATACGACGTTATTATGATATCTT ATTCTGGACTTGAGTCGATTCATCGGAAGGAATTGAAAGGATGGGCTCGCGCTGATGGGATTGTTAAAGAAGATA GCGTTATCCATTCCATCGAATACCACCGTCTCATCCTTGACGAAGCGCATAGTATCAAACAACGTACGACCAGTGTCGCTCGTGCTTGCTTCGCGTTGAAAGCCGCCTACAAGTGGTGCCTTTCAGGGACGCCGGTGCAGAATCGGATTGGGGAATTCTTCTCGCTTTTGCGTTTCCTCGAAGTCCAGCCATTTGCGTGTTACTTCTGTAAAGCGTGTGACTGCCGGTCTCTGCATTGGTCTCAGGATCGTGACAAAAAGTGTACCTCTTGCACCCACAG AGGATTTGATCATGTCTCGGTTTTTaatcaggagattcttaacCCAA TCACCGAAAGGAACAGCAACGATGCTCGAAAGGAGGCTTTGGACAAGCTTCGCCTGATTACAGACAGAATTATGCTTAGGCGTGTGAAGAGAGATCACACGGCGGCAATGGAGCTTCCACCCAAACG TGTCATCTTGCATAACGAGTTCTTCGGCGAGATTGAGCGTGACTTCTCCCAGAGCATCATGACCAACTCAACTCGACGGTTCGATACTTATGTTAGCCAAGGTGTCATGTTGAACAACTACGCCAACATCTTTGGTCTGATCATGCAAATGCGTCAGGTTGCTAATCATCCAGACCTCATCTTGAAGAAGCATGCGCAGACTGGACAGAATGTTCTCGTATGTTGTATCTGTGACGAGCCAGCCGAGGAAGCCATTCGGTCTCGCTGTCGCCACGACTTCTGTCGTCGATGTGCAAAGGATTACATCAAGTCGTTCGATTCCGATACTATCGTTGACTGCCCCCGTTGCCATATCCCCCTCTCGATTGACTTTGAGCAGCCGGATATCGAGCAGGAGGAGGAACATGTCAAGAAGAACTCGATTGTTAACCGGATTCGCATGGAAGACTGGACCTCCTCGACCAAGATTGAAATTCTTGTCTATGAGCTTTACAAACTGAGGAGCAAGAAACAGACACAGAAGTCTATTGTGTTCTCCCAGTTTACCTCTATGCTGCAACTGGTGGAGTGGCGTTTGCGTCGGGCTGGCTTCAATACCGTCATGCTGGACGGTAGTATGACACCAGCTCAGCGACAGAGTTCTATTGACTACTTTATGAAGAACGTCGATGTTGAGGTGTTCCTGGTCTCCTTGAAAGCCGGTGGAGTTGCGCTGAACTTGACTGAGGCATCTAGGGTGTTCATCGTTGATCC ATGGTGGAACCCTGCAGCTGAATGGCAGAGTGCTGATCGATGCCACCGCATTGGTCAACGACGTCCCTGTGTCATCACTCGGTTGTGCATTGAAGATTCTGTGGAGTCTCGGATCGTCCTGCTCCAAGAAAAGAAGGCTAATTTGATCAACGGAACGATCAATAAGGACCAGGGTGATGCCCTGGAGAAGTTGACACCTGAGGACATGCAGTTCCTCTTCCGGGGATCTTGA